From the Pseudomonas sp. VD-NE ins genome, the window GAAGGCTGCGATCTTGGCGCCAGCCCGGACAAAACTGCTTCCTCGCGCAACCAGGCAAAAAACGCCCGCACCGGCGGATGCCTCTCGCGCCCCGGCACGCACAACGCGCTGTAGCCGGCGCCATCGACTTGAACCTGGCCCATGAACGGCACCAGCAAACCGCTGGCGACACTTTCCGAGACCAGAATATTGCTCGCCAGCACCAGCCCTTGCCCGGCGATCGCCGCTTGCAGGGCGTAATGCTCTTCATCGTATTCGCGGATGGCCGGCTGCGGGTTCAACCAGTTTTCGCCAGCCTTGGCGCACCACGCTTCCCAGCCATGGGCGTAGAGCTTGGAGTTGTGCCAACGCACGCTGATCAACGTCGGAGTGCGCCGCGCGGCCAGCGCCACTTGCTCGGGCGAGCCGTAAACACCGAACGATTCATCGAAAAGGCACAGACCATACAGATTCGGGTAATCGTCGAGGCTGTAGCGCAAAACCAGATCGACACTGGCGTCCTGATGCAGATCGATGACTTCACAGTGAGTATCGAGGCGCACGTTGATGTTCGGGTGTTGCGCATAAAAACGCCCGAGGCGCGGCACCAGCCACAGTGCTGCGAATGCGGCGGTGGTCGAGAGCGTCAGCGTGCTGGCGTTGCGCTGCGGGCGCAGGGTGTCGACGCTTTGCGCCACTTCCAGCAGCGCGCCATGCAGGCTGCGAAACAGGCGCTCGCCGCCCTCGGTCAGACGCACCTGGCGTGGCAGGCGTTCGAACAATGCGACGCCGAGCCAGTCTTCCAGCGAACGAATCTGGTGCGAAATCGCCGTGGGCGTGACCGACAGTTCTTCGGCGGCAGCCTTGAAACTGAGCAGCCGTGATGCCGATTCGAAAGCGCGCAGAGCGGTCAGCGGCAGTGAGGCGAACATTGAAAGCTCCATGGGTGAAATGAATTCATCCCGACTGATTTTTGCTCATTTGAGGCAACGGTGTGCTGCCTGCAATCTGCAGTGACACAGCCATCAAAGTCTAGCCTCAAGGAGTTTCAGATGAGCAAAATTCTTGCGATACATGCCAGCCCACGTGGCGACCGTTCCCACTCACGGCGTCTGGCGGAACATTTTCTC encodes:
- a CDS encoding LysR substrate-binding domain-containing protein translates to MELSMFASLPLTALRAFESASRLLSFKAAAEELSVTPTAISHQIRSLEDWLGVALFERLPRQVRLTEGGERLFRSLHGALLEVAQSVDTLRPQRNASTLTLSTTAAFAALWLVPRLGRFYAQHPNINVRLDTHCEVIDLHQDASVDLVLRYSLDDYPNLYGLCLFDESFGVYGSPEQVALAARRTPTLISVRWHNSKLYAHGWEAWCAKAGENWLNPQPAIREYDEEHYALQAAIAGQGLVLASNILVSESVASGLLVPFMGQVQVDGAGYSALCVPGRERHPPVRAFFAWLREEAVLSGLAPRSQPSAAPAGVA